The Candidatus Palauibacter soopunensis region GGGACAGTTCGCGGCTGCTTCCAGGACGAGCGCCGCCGGCTCGCCCCCCGCATCGACGACCGTCGACTGGCGGTTCTCGTTGTGCGCGAACACCCCCGGCGCGGTGGCCACGCACATCGCGTTGCCGACGCAGAGCCCGTGGTCGACCTCGATCCTC contains the following coding sequences:
- a CDS encoding ferredoxin — translated: MVRIEVDHGLCVGNAMCVATAPGVFAHNENRQSTVVDAGGEPAALVLEAAANCPVSAIRVMDAETGRTLFPPEPAAGS